The Scyliorhinus torazame isolate Kashiwa2021f chromosome 7, sScyTor2.1, whole genome shotgun sequence genome has a window encoding:
- the higd2a gene encoding HIG1 domain family member 2A, mitochondrial produces MSGKLFSAASMLDLTKPPAIEDFVPLPRPKEEGFRDKFIRKTKENPFVPIGMLGTAGALTYGLVSFKHGKTRQSQLLMRARIFAQGFTVAAILLGVVAAALKRKE; encoded by the exons ATGTCGGGGAAGCTGTTTTCTGCAGCTTCGATGCTCGATTTGACCAAGCCGCCGGCCATCGAGGATTTTGTCCCGCTGCCCAGACCCAAGGAGGAAGGGTTTCGGGACAAGTTTATCAGGAAAACGAAGGAAAATCCGTTCGTGCCAATCG gAATGTTAGGCACTGCAGGTGCTCTTACCTATGGATTGGTCAGTTTTAAACATGGCAAGACACGACAATCTCAGCTGTTAATGCGAGCACGTATCTTTGCCCAAGGGTTCACTGTTGCTGCTATCTTGCTGGGTGTGGTTGCTGCTGCGCTAAAACGCAAGGAATAA